From Achromobacter spanius, a single genomic window includes:
- a CDS encoding diguanylate phosphodiesterase: MLSTLIYRSRAVEPMNAQALDDLLTPARARNAAMQVTGLLLFDGVHFVQLLEGPDKAVTQIFDAIQRDEAHKNVVLLMRDHGPARRFGGDAMALLDLRALDPQQVSARILAKMKKPARWAGSDDRVVKILGWYADAHGTDHIVEGDDAANWRFESSGAPLAHEDPAAPARPYPFALQPIVDPLRREITSFEFLIRSQAGGSPEQLFASLDPADRYRVDLESKASAFELARRLGLTDVKLSVNLLPMSLIENPAAVDRLVDQVAACALLPQHVIVEITEQEAIERPRAFRDVIERLRREGIGVAIDDFGAGYAGLSLLAEFQPDKLKIDRQLIQNIHLDGPRQAIVCGIARACSAMGITPVAEGVERVEEWCWLQAAGFERFQGYLFARPALNGVPPVRWPERVQRN, translated from the coding sequence ATGCTTTCGACACTGATATACCGCAGCCGAGCTGTCGAACCGATGAACGCGCAGGCTCTGGACGACCTTCTGACGCCCGCCCGCGCACGCAACGCCGCCATGCAGGTCACCGGCCTATTGCTCTTTGACGGCGTTCATTTCGTGCAACTGCTGGAAGGCCCTGACAAAGCGGTCACGCAGATATTCGATGCCATCCAGCGCGACGAGGCCCACAAGAACGTTGTGCTTCTCATGCGGGATCACGGTCCCGCCCGAAGGTTTGGCGGGGATGCGATGGCCCTGCTTGATCTACGAGCGCTCGACCCGCAACAGGTTTCCGCGCGCATTCTCGCAAAGATGAAAAAGCCGGCGCGGTGGGCGGGCAGCGATGACCGCGTGGTGAAGATCCTTGGCTGGTATGCCGATGCGCATGGCACGGACCATATCGTCGAAGGCGACGATGCGGCCAACTGGCGGTTTGAGTCCAGCGGTGCCCCCTTGGCGCATGAAGACCCCGCGGCGCCTGCGCGGCCGTATCCGTTTGCGCTGCAACCCATCGTCGATCCCCTGCGGCGCGAGATCACCTCATTCGAATTCCTGATCCGCAGCCAAGCCGGCGGATCGCCGGAGCAATTGTTCGCCAGCCTCGATCCCGCAGATCGATATCGCGTTGATCTGGAATCCAAAGCCTCGGCATTCGAGCTGGCGCGGCGGCTGGGCCTGACCGACGTGAAGCTGTCGGTCAATCTGCTGCCGATGTCGCTGATCGAAAACCCGGCCGCCGTCGACCGTCTGGTGGATCAGGTGGCGGCTTGCGCGCTGTTGCCGCAGCACGTGATCGTCGAGATCACCGAACAGGAAGCCATCGAGCGGCCGCGGGCCTTCAGGGACGTGATCGAACGCCTGCGCCGCGAGGGCATCGGCGTTGCAATCGATGATTTTGGCGCCGGTTATGCGGGCCTGTCGCTGCTGGCCGAATTTCAGCCGGACAAGCTCAAGATTGACCGCCAACTCATTCAGAACATTCATCTGGATGGACCCCGCCAGGCGATCGTCTGTGGCATTGCCCGCGCCTGCAGCGCCATGGGCATCACGCCCGTTGCCGAAGGCGTGGAGCGGGTCGAGGAATGGTGCTGGCTGCAAGCCGCCGGATTCGAACGGTTCCAGGGCTATCTGTTTGCCAGGCCAGCGCTCAATGGGGTGCCTCCCGTGCGGTGGCCGGAGCGCGTCCAGCGCAACTGA
- the dapD gene encoding 2,3,4,5-tetrahydropyridine-2,6-dicarboxylate N-succinyltransferase has protein sequence MTLDLQTTIEQAWENRTNLSPTDASAEVREAVEHTIDGLDLGRLRVAEKINDDWVVHQWIKKAVLLSFRLNENAIMGQAPLQFYDKVPLKFSEFGDNAFKQGGYRVVPPAVARRGSFIARNVVLMPSYVNIGAYVDEGTMVDTWATVGSCAQIGKNVHLSGGVGIGGVLEPLQANPTIIEDNCFIGARSEVVEGVVVEENSVLAMGVFLSQSTKIYDRATGKITYGRVPSGSVVVPGSLPSADGSHSLACAVIVKRVDAQTRAKTSINDLLRA, from the coding sequence ATGACTCTCGACCTGCAGACCACCATTGAACAAGCCTGGGAAAACCGGACCAACCTGTCGCCCACCGACGCCAGCGCGGAAGTGCGCGAAGCCGTTGAGCACACCATCGACGGGCTGGATCTGGGCCGCCTGCGCGTGGCCGAGAAGATCAATGACGACTGGGTCGTGCACCAGTGGATCAAGAAGGCCGTGCTGCTGTCGTTCCGTCTGAACGAGAACGCCATCATGGGCCAGGCGCCCCTGCAGTTCTACGACAAGGTGCCGCTCAAGTTCTCGGAATTCGGCGACAACGCATTCAAGCAAGGCGGCTACCGCGTGGTGCCGCCGGCCGTGGCCCGCCGCGGCTCGTTCATCGCCCGCAACGTCGTGCTGATGCCGTCGTACGTGAACATCGGCGCCTACGTCGATGAAGGCACCATGGTCGACACGTGGGCCACCGTCGGTTCGTGCGCTCAGATCGGCAAGAACGTCCACCTGTCGGGTGGCGTCGGCATCGGCGGCGTGCTCGAGCCCCTGCAAGCCAACCCCACCATCATCGAAGACAACTGCTTCATCGGCGCGCGCTCCGAAGTCGTGGAAGGCGTGGTGGTCGAAGAGAACTCGGTGCTGGCCATGGGCGTGTTCCTGTCGCAAAGCACGAAGATCTATGACCGCGCAACGGGCAAGATCACCTACGGCCGCGTGCCGTCGGGTTCGGTCGTGGTCCCCGGCTCGCTGCCGTCGGCCGACGGCTCCCATAGCCTGGCCTGCGCCGTGATCGTCAAGCGTGTCGACGCGCAGACCCGCGCCAAGACCAGCATCAACGACCTGCTGAGGGCTTGA
- a CDS encoding FGGY family carbohydrate kinase encodes MTKTRVILAIDEGTSGTRAATVAADGHVSCLEYLPLQVESPQPGVVEQDANAILEKTIEVCLRSIAQARLKGQEIVALAIATQRATAVLWDTQSGRAIVPAMVWQDTRYVDELAMLAPQWDAPLLSRVGRPVGVRSLYLWAARHLRDTSEVAQAWRDGRLAFGTIDSWLLWHFSHRRECVTTPTNATSAGAYVLAEHCYYEEWVEALGFPVALLPALRQDADDFGRTRAEVLGIDVPILACAGDQHAGAVGLGCLDRGQAMCVHGTGSFVDLIAGCEPPANSGRLAGSLTMTARRQDGTSHFAVETFVATTGSALNWVCDKLKWFKDAREISALAATATSSRGVTFVPALTGLRVPRMEAGARASLTGVSMATTQADIAYAILEGIAHSVASCIEADEEASGVRVSELVVGGGLAGSDALLRIQADLIGIPIRRMQEADRASLRGAAFLAGSSGLLWDSLRHARDTTVTEAVFEPTLDAAQRTRRRALWHARVQAELAHVDQFKQDRQEALQT; translated from the coding sequence ATGACAAAAACACGAGTGATTCTCGCCATAGACGAAGGCACGTCCGGAACCCGGGCGGCAACCGTGGCGGCCGACGGGCATGTCTCCTGCCTTGAGTACCTGCCACTGCAGGTCGAATCGCCGCAACCTGGCGTGGTCGAGCAGGATGCCAACGCGATTCTCGAAAAGACCATCGAGGTCTGCCTGCGAAGCATCGCGCAGGCTCGGCTCAAGGGCCAGGAGATCGTGGCCCTCGCGATCGCAACCCAGCGCGCCACGGCGGTGCTGTGGGACACGCAGAGCGGCAGGGCCATCGTGCCCGCCATGGTGTGGCAGGACACGCGCTACGTCGACGAACTCGCCATGCTTGCGCCGCAATGGGATGCGCCCTTGCTGTCGCGGGTGGGGCGGCCAGTTGGCGTGCGCTCGCTTTATCTTTGGGCGGCGCGCCACCTGCGCGACACGTCGGAGGTGGCGCAGGCATGGCGGGACGGGCGGCTGGCCTTCGGCACGATCGACAGCTGGCTGCTCTGGCATTTCTCGCATCGGCGCGAATGCGTAACGACACCCACCAACGCCACGTCTGCCGGTGCGTACGTGCTTGCCGAACATTGCTACTACGAGGAGTGGGTCGAGGCGCTGGGCTTTCCGGTCGCCTTGTTGCCGGCGTTGCGCCAGGACGCGGACGACTTTGGGCGAACTCGGGCAGAAGTGCTCGGCATCGACGTTCCCATCCTCGCGTGCGCGGGCGACCAGCACGCCGGCGCGGTGGGGCTCGGTTGCCTGGACAGAGGGCAGGCGATGTGCGTGCACGGCACGGGCAGCTTCGTGGATCTCATCGCCGGATGCGAGCCGCCCGCGAATTCGGGGCGGCTTGCCGGTTCCTTGACCATGACCGCGCGGCGCCAGGACGGCACATCGCATTTTGCGGTGGAGACCTTCGTGGCGACCACCGGGTCCGCCCTGAATTGGGTCTGCGACAAGCTCAAGTGGTTCAAGGACGCGCGAGAGATTTCCGCGCTGGCCGCGACGGCCACTTCTTCGCGCGGCGTGACTTTCGTGCCGGCCTTGACCGGGCTGCGCGTTCCCAGAATGGAGGCGGGCGCCCGTGCGTCGCTGACTGGCGTCTCCATGGCCACGACGCAGGCGGACATCGCGTACGCGATCCTCGAGGGTATCGCGCACTCCGTCGCCAGCTGCATCGAAGCCGACGAAGAGGCTTCAGGCGTGCGCGTGTCGGAACTTGTGGTGGGAGGCGGGCTGGCGGGAAGCGACGCGCTGCTTCGCATTCAGGCCGATCTGATCGGCATCCCGATACGGCGCATGCAGGAAGCCGACCGCGCAAGCCTGCGAGGCGCGGCCTTTCTCGCCGGATCTTCCGGGCTGCTCTGGGATTCTCTGCGGCACGCGCGCGACACCACCGTGACCGAGGCTGTCTTCGAACCCACGCTTGACGCGGCGCAGCGCACCCGGCGGCGCGCGCTCTGGCATGCGCGGGTGCAGGCCGAGCTGGCGCACGTCGATCAATTCAAGCAAGACAGACAGGAGGCCTTGCAGACATGA
- a CDS encoding MFS transporter codes for MHSSTVKIRGIDDVIAFIDSRPGIVGRAGLIWWLALGGLFLDAFANSALSAGLGPMTRNLGLTAGQVALMTSLAAWVAIAFNPIGGWMADRWGRIRPLIVAKFLAVIGAVLVVFAPSFEVILVGRFFVGAAYGIDFAIAMAVLAEFTPARFKSRLNTWQGMWYTAVCTNLLLAMLFFSWDVGDSIWRYSVAATAIFAVVILTLQMRYMVESPIWLARKERVEDAAAAMSRIYGQPIVAAPPNERVPVVNLARRGLANVLLIFRGVYLPRTILAATVQIGQSIQYFAVGWYLPLISAALFGKDFIYATIGALVFNVFGIFGGFLSPYIGRKLGLRRASAFGFAAVFLMLLILGTFHGKMPLWLAVVVPSLFILFHSGGPGANGKSLSSLSFRSELRAGANGIIGALGSTGAAIGLLVFPIFRETYGLEKTFLILSIVPLIASIICFVIKWDPTRTTINPDNEAGAPQFKDDATLAALDPAIGKASR; via the coding sequence GTGCATTCATCGACCGTAAAAATACGTGGCATCGACGATGTCATCGCTTTCATCGATTCACGCCCAGGCATTGTGGGCCGAGCCGGCCTCATATGGTGGCTTGCGCTTGGGGGATTGTTTCTCGATGCCTTTGCCAATTCCGCGCTGAGCGCGGGCTTGGGTCCCATGACGCGCAATCTTGGCTTGACGGCCGGGCAAGTTGCGCTGATGACTTCCCTGGCCGCGTGGGTGGCCATCGCTTTCAACCCCATCGGCGGCTGGATGGCAGACCGGTGGGGCCGCATACGTCCGCTGATCGTCGCAAAATTCCTCGCCGTCATCGGCGCCGTGCTCGTCGTGTTTGCGCCGAGTTTCGAGGTCATTCTGGTCGGCCGGTTTTTCGTCGGCGCGGCCTATGGCATCGATTTCGCGATCGCCATGGCGGTGCTGGCCGAGTTCACGCCCGCCAGGTTCAAAAGCCGTCTGAACACATGGCAGGGCATGTGGTACACGGCCGTGTGCACAAATTTACTGCTGGCCATGCTGTTCTTCTCGTGGGACGTAGGCGATTCGATCTGGCGCTATTCGGTGGCCGCGACGGCCATCTTCGCGGTGGTCATCCTGACGCTGCAAATGCGCTACATGGTGGAAAGCCCGATCTGGCTGGCCCGCAAGGAGCGGGTCGAAGACGCCGCGGCGGCGATGTCGCGCATTTACGGCCAGCCCATCGTGGCGGCGCCACCCAATGAGCGCGTGCCGGTCGTCAACCTGGCGCGCCGCGGCCTGGCGAACGTGTTGCTGATCTTCCGGGGCGTCTATCTTCCGCGCACCATCCTGGCGGCAACCGTGCAGATCGGCCAGTCCATTCAATACTTCGCCGTAGGCTGGTATCTGCCGCTGATCAGCGCCGCGCTCTTCGGCAAGGATTTCATCTACGCCACGATCGGGGCGCTGGTGTTCAACGTCTTCGGCATCTTCGGCGGGTTTCTGTCGCCCTACATCGGACGCAAGCTTGGCCTGCGGCGCGCATCGGCATTCGGTTTTGCCGCCGTATTTCTGATGCTGCTCATCCTGGGCACCTTCCACGGCAAGATGCCCTTGTGGCTGGCCGTCGTGGTGCCATCGCTATTCATCCTGTTCCATTCGGGCGGTCCCGGCGCAAATGGCAAGAGTCTGTCGTCGCTGTCGTTTCGAAGCGAACTGCGCGCGGGCGCCAATGGAATCATCGGCGCACTAGGCTCGACGGGGGCGGCGATCGGCCTGCTGGTATTTCCGATCTTTCGCGAGACCTATGGTCTCGAGAAGACCTTCCTGATCCTGTCGATCGTGCCGCTTATCGCCAGCATCATCTGCTTCGTGATCAAGTGGGATCCGACCCGCACGACGATCAATCCCGACAACGAAGCCGGCGCGCCGCAGTTCAAGGACGACGCGACGCTGGCTGCCCTGGACCCCGCGATCGGAAAGGCTTCGCGATGA
- the dapC gene encoding succinyldiaminopimelate transaminase — protein MNPRLDALHPYPFEKLRALLVSASSQSDGIAPINLSIGEPKHAAPERVAQAIREGMAGLSVYPSTKGDPALRRAISDWLARRYSIPAPDADTQVLPALGSREALFAFTQTVIDPSAGSVVICPNPFYQIYEGATLLAGATPYFVNADPVRNFGSDWNQVPDDIWKKTRLVFVCSPGNPAGNVMSLDEWETLFKLSDRHGFVIASDECYSEIYLDEGDPPLGGLQAARRLGRDDYRNLVAFSSLSKRSNVPGLRSGFVAGDAALIARFLLYRTYHGSAMSPIVSAASVAAWTDEAHVKENRRQYREKFDAVVPILQKVLDVSRPQASFYLWAATPGSDTAFVRDLYGRTGVTVLPGSFLAREAHGVNPGQGRIRIALVAPLADCVQAAERIAHFVHTSV, from the coding sequence ATGAATCCGCGCCTCGATGCCCTACACCCCTACCCGTTCGAAAAACTGCGGGCTTTGCTGGTCTCTGCCAGCTCGCAGTCGGACGGCATTGCGCCCATCAACCTGTCGATCGGCGAGCCCAAGCACGCCGCGCCGGAGCGCGTGGCGCAAGCCATCCGCGAAGGCATGGCCGGGCTGTCCGTCTACCCGTCCACGAAGGGCGATCCGGCGTTGCGCCGGGCGATTTCGGACTGGCTGGCGCGCCGCTACAGCATTCCGGCGCCTGACGCCGACACGCAGGTGCTGCCGGCACTGGGATCGCGCGAGGCGCTGTTTGCGTTCACCCAGACCGTGATCGATCCGTCGGCCGGTTCGGTGGTGATCTGCCCCAATCCGTTCTACCAGATCTACGAAGGCGCCACGCTGCTGGCGGGCGCGACCCCCTACTTCGTCAACGCCGATCCGGTGCGCAATTTCGGCAGCGACTGGAATCAGGTGCCGGACGACATCTGGAAAAAGACGCGTCTGGTGTTCGTGTGTTCGCCGGGCAACCCCGCCGGCAACGTCATGTCGCTGGATGAATGGGAAACCCTGTTCAAGCTGTCCGACCGTCATGGCTTCGTGATTGCGTCGGACGAGTGCTATTCCGAGATCTACCTGGACGAAGGCGATCCCCCGCTGGGCGGACTGCAAGCGGCACGCCGCCTGGGCCGGGACGACTACCGCAACCTGGTGGCGTTTTCCAGCCTGTCCAAGCGGTCCAACGTGCCGGGCCTGCGGTCTGGCTTCGTGGCGGGCGACGCAGCGCTGATCGCCCGGTTTCTGCTGTATCGCACGTATCATGGCAGTGCGATGAGCCCGATCGTGTCCGCGGCCAGCGTTGCCGCGTGGACGGACGAGGCGCACGTGAAGGAAAACCGGCGTCAGTACCGCGAGAAATTCGATGCGGTCGTGCCCATCCTGCAAAAAGTGCTGGATGTGTCACGGCCGCAAGCCTCGTTTTATCTGTGGGCGGCAACGCCCGGTTCGGATACGGCGTTCGTGCGCGACCTCTATGGCCGCACCGGTGTTACCGTGCTGCCGGGCAGTTTCCTGGCACGCGAGGCGCATGGCGTGAATCCGGGCCAGGGACGCATCCGCATCGCCCTGGTGGCGCCTTTGGCCGACTGCGTGCAGGCGGCCGAACGCATCGCCCATTTTGTACATACCTCTGTTTGA
- the dapE gene encoding succinyl-diaminopimelate desuccinylase — protein MSNSAVLDLVKDLIARPSVTPADEDCQAALAARLERIGFTCETIAQGGVTNLWARRGSAAPLTVFAGHTDVVPPGPREKWNSDPFVPTERDGWLYGRGAADMKSSIAAFVVAAEEFVAAHPQHGGSIALLITSDEEGPSIDGTAIVCDALKARGEQLDYCIVGEPTSGDVLGDTCKNGRRGSLSGKLTVKGIQGHVAYPHLARNPVHQLAPALADIVNIEWDQGNEYFPPTTFQVSNLNSGTGATNVVPGEAVALFNFRFSTASTPESLKQRVHAVLDKHGLEYDLEWELGGEPFLTPRGSLTDALVQAIHAETGVTAELSTTGGTSDGRFIAKICPQVIEFGPGNATIHKVNERIEVASLEPLKNIYRRTLENLLLPA, from the coding sequence ATGAGCAATTCGGCCGTACTGGATCTGGTCAAGGACCTGATCGCCCGTCCCTCCGTGACGCCCGCGGACGAAGACTGCCAGGCGGCGCTTGCCGCCCGGCTCGAACGCATCGGCTTTACCTGCGAGACCATCGCGCAGGGCGGCGTGACCAATCTCTGGGCCCGGCGCGGCAGCGCCGCCCCGCTGACGGTTTTTGCCGGCCACACCGACGTGGTGCCCCCGGGTCCGCGCGAAAAGTGGAACAGCGATCCCTTCGTTCCCACCGAACGCGACGGCTGGCTGTATGGCCGCGGCGCGGCCGACATGAAAAGCTCGATCGCCGCCTTCGTGGTGGCGGCCGAGGAATTCGTGGCGGCCCATCCGCAGCATGGCGGTTCGATCGCGCTCTTGATCACGTCCGATGAGGAAGGCCCGTCCATCGATGGCACCGCCATCGTCTGCGACGCGCTCAAGGCGCGCGGCGAGCAGCTCGATTACTGCATCGTCGGCGAACCCACGTCGGGCGACGTGCTGGGCGACACCTGCAAGAACGGCCGCCGCGGCTCGTTGTCGGGCAAGCTCACGGTCAAGGGCATCCAGGGCCACGTGGCCTACCCGCATCTGGCGCGCAACCCCGTGCATCAGCTTGCGCCGGCGCTGGCCGACATCGTGAACATCGAATGGGACCAGGGCAACGAATACTTCCCGCCCACGACGTTCCAGGTGTCGAACCTGAATTCCGGTACGGGCGCCACGAACGTGGTGCCGGGCGAGGCGGTGGCGTTGTTCAATTTCCGCTTCTCGACTGCCAGCACGCCCGAAAGCCTGAAGCAGCGCGTTCATGCCGTGCTGGACAAGCATGGCCTGGAATATGACCTTGAGTGGGAACTGGGTGGCGAGCCCTTCCTGACCCCGCGCGGTTCGCTCACCGATGCTTTGGTGCAGGCGATCCATGCAGAGACAGGCGTGACCGCAGAGCTCTCGACCACGGGCGGCACGTCCGACGGCCGCTTCATCGCCAAGATCTGCCCGCAGGTCATCGAGTTCGGCCCCGGCAACGCCACGATCCACAAGGTCAATGAGCGCATCGAGGTCGCCTCGCTGGAACCGCTTAAAAACATCTATCGGCGCACGCTGGAAAACCTGCTGTTGCCCGCATGA
- a CDS encoding glycerol-3-phosphate dehydrogenase/oxidase: MMGWLSRKPGKDQADMTSTEPLRLIRQEQLDRLGSERFDIIIVGGGITGAYAALDASLRGYRVALIEKDDFASGTSSKSSKMVHGGLRYIEQGNLRLVRHSLQERQRLRRNARHLVQRLPFLFPILERDGVFDKRLSKAFESLLWTYDVAGGWREGILHQKLTKAEVLSHCPTFKEEGLLGGFLYFDARVDDARLTLAVARSAAFHGAAVLNHTKAIEVTRNEHGKVDGVIVQAGAQEIRARAGAVIMATGVWLRDWSGAKKGDVPAMHIRPAKGVHVAVPWLKVRNDCTVTIPVPGRSRRATITRWGNVSYLGTTDEDYEGDLDDVYCTRRELDFLLEGARSALKTDLQPEDVVGSIAGCRPLVAPPGGKTLEIKRNHEIHVAPDGLVTIVGGKLTTSRHMAEQTIDAAQQVIGRQGRCLTRRAYLLGAAGYDPQAIVASGGLSAHLGERYGTEARFVSDIMQSDPALMAPIVEGLPYTEAEVVYAARHELAATVQDVLSRRMRARLMARDASARAAARVGQLLRAELGLSETDVARQVDDYLAAIRHEKSVLMGDE; encoded by the coding sequence ATGATGGGGTGGTTATCCAGAAAGCCTGGGAAGGATCAGGCCGACATGACGAGCACCGAACCGCTGCGCCTGATACGGCAGGAGCAATTGGACAGGCTGGGCAGTGAGCGCTTTGACATCATCATCGTGGGCGGAGGCATTACCGGCGCGTATGCCGCGCTGGATGCGAGCCTGCGCGGCTACCGCGTGGCGCTGATCGAGAAAGACGACTTCGCCTCCGGCACGTCCTCCAAGTCATCGAAGATGGTGCATGGCGGTCTGCGCTACATCGAGCAGGGCAATCTGCGGCTGGTGCGGCATTCGTTGCAGGAACGTCAGCGCCTGCGCCGCAACGCGAGACACCTGGTGCAGCGCCTGCCGTTCCTGTTCCCGATCCTGGAGCGGGACGGCGTCTTTGACAAACGTCTGTCCAAGGCCTTTGAAAGTCTGCTGTGGACTTACGATGTGGCCGGCGGATGGCGCGAAGGAATTCTTCATCAAAAACTGACCAAGGCTGAAGTGCTGTCGCATTGCCCCACCTTCAAGGAAGAAGGTCTGCTGGGCGGCTTCCTCTATTTCGATGCGCGCGTGGACGACGCCCGGTTGACGCTCGCCGTCGCGCGAAGCGCCGCCTTCCATGGCGCGGCGGTGCTCAACCACACCAAGGCGATCGAGGTGACGCGCAATGAGCATGGCAAGGTCGACGGCGTCATCGTGCAGGCGGGCGCGCAGGAGATCAGGGCTCGTGCCGGTGCCGTCATCATGGCGACAGGCGTGTGGCTGCGCGATTGGAGCGGCGCGAAAAAGGGGGATGTTCCCGCCATGCACATACGTCCCGCCAAGGGCGTGCATGTCGCGGTGCCTTGGTTGAAGGTGCGCAACGATTGCACCGTGACCATTCCCGTGCCGGGACGTAGCCGGCGCGCAACCATTACGCGATGGGGCAACGTGTCCTACCTGGGCACGACCGACGAAGATTACGAAGGCGATCTCGACGATGTGTATTGCACCCGCCGTGAGCTCGACTTCCTGCTAGAGGGCGCGCGCTCGGCCCTCAAGACGGACCTGCAGCCCGAGGACGTGGTGGGCAGCATCGCGGGTTGCCGGCCGCTGGTCGCGCCACCCGGAGGCAAGACGCTGGAGATCAAACGCAACCACGAGATACATGTGGCGCCCGACGGGCTGGTCACGATCGTGGGCGGCAAGTTGACGACGTCTCGCCACATGGCCGAGCAGACCATCGATGCCGCCCAGCAGGTCATCGGAAGGCAGGGCAGATGCCTGACCCGCCGCGCCTATCTGCTTGGTGCGGCTGGCTACGACCCGCAGGCCATCGTGGCTTCCGGCGGCCTGTCCGCGCACCTGGGCGAGCGATACGGCACCGAGGCGCGCTTCGTCAGCGACATCATGCAGTCCGATCCGGCACTGATGGCTCCGATTGTGGAAGGGCTGCCCTATACCGAGGCGGAGGTCGTCTATGCCGCCCGGCACGAATTGGCCGCGACGGTACAGGACGTCCTGTCGCGGCGGATGCGCGCGCGGCTCATGGCCCGCGACGCCTCGGCCCGCGCCGCAGCGCGCGTGGGCCAACTATTGCGGGCCGAGCTCGGCCTGTCTGAAACCGATGTCGCGCGGCAGGTCGACGACTACCTGGCCGCGATCAGGCACGAGAAGTCCGTCCTCATGGGAGATGAATAG
- a CDS encoding FAD-binding oxidoreductase has product MISKEAIKRGYNRGNYVVGAHTPPGYAATLTGAGAEPGLQREPVQVPADLLHVLRQEADEVLTDLANVVAWTRDWWAGSMMTETAGKPASPKAVIVKVSSVVQVQSVMRVANEAGIPVTVSAGRSNVTGAAIPVRGGIVLDVCQLNRFIGVDRESQIVEVEAGMFGDVFEKTIQGEFGLTMGHWPSSFGISTVGGWVACRGAGQLSTRYGKIEDMVFGMDVVLADGRLIKVGGYSRAALGADLQQVFIGSEGTLGVIVRVRLKLHRLPDYGRAVAYGFKTFAIGLDACREIMQRGANPAALRLYDELESGVQFNRPDLNVLLVADEGARQMVDAVMQISEGVCEELGEKLDGDAIFERWLETRYLTGKSAEGFKRSPGFVADTLEMAGRWSDLAAIYTEVVDAINGVPGTLAGSAHQSHAYVDGACLYFSLRGDVEVNRRAQWYRQAWDAANAVLIKYNAALSHHHGVGLLRAPYMRESLGSAFPVLQAIKRTLDPKNILNPGKLGLDDELLLNQHGR; this is encoded by the coding sequence ATGATCAGCAAAGAAGCCATCAAGCGCGGTTACAACCGCGGCAACTACGTCGTTGGCGCCCATACGCCGCCGGGATATGCCGCGACGTTGACCGGGGCGGGCGCCGAGCCCGGGCTGCAGCGCGAACCGGTGCAGGTTCCCGCAGACCTCCTGCACGTCTTGCGGCAGGAGGCCGACGAGGTACTGACCGATCTGGCCAATGTTGTTGCCTGGACGCGCGATTGGTGGGCGGGTTCAATGATGACCGAAACGGCGGGCAAGCCGGCCTCGCCCAAGGCGGTCATCGTCAAGGTGTCCTCGGTCGTGCAGGTGCAGTCCGTGATGCGCGTTGCCAATGAAGCCGGGATCCCGGTGACGGTGTCCGCCGGCCGTAGCAATGTGACGGGCGCTGCGATCCCGGTGCGCGGCGGTATCGTGCTGGATGTCTGCCAGTTGAATCGGTTCATAGGCGTAGACCGTGAAAGCCAGATCGTCGAAGTCGAGGCAGGCATGTTCGGCGATGTGTTCGAAAAGACCATCCAGGGCGAGTTCGGGCTGACGATGGGGCATTGGCCGTCTTCGTTCGGCATCAGCACGGTGGGGGGATGGGTCGCATGCCGCGGCGCCGGGCAGTTGTCGACGCGCTACGGAAAGATCGAGGACATGGTGTTCGGCATGGACGTCGTGCTGGCGGATGGCCGCCTCATCAAGGTGGGCGGTTACTCGAGGGCGGCGCTGGGCGCTGACCTGCAACAGGTGTTTATCGGCTCCGAGGGGACGCTTGGCGTCATCGTGCGCGTGCGCCTGAAGCTGCATCGCCTGCCGGACTACGGACGGGCCGTCGCCTATGGATTCAAGACGTTCGCGATCGGTCTGGACGCCTGCCGCGAAATCATGCAGCGCGGCGCCAACCCTGCGGCCTTGCGTCTGTATGACGAACTCGAAAGCGGGGTGCAGTTCAATCGGCCGGACCTGAATGTGTTGCTGGTGGCGGACGAGGGTGCCCGCCAGATGGTCGACGCCGTCATGCAGATCAGCGAGGGCGTGTGCGAGGAACTGGGCGAGAAGCTTGACGGCGACGCGATCTTCGAACGCTGGCTGGAAACGCGGTATCTGACCGGCAAGAGCGCCGAGGGTTTCAAACGCAGCCCTGGCTTCGTGGCCGACACGCTCGAAATGGCGGGCCGATGGAGCGACCTGGCCGCGATCTACACCGAGGTTGTCGACGCCATCAATGGGGTGCCCGGCACGCTGGCGGGATCGGCGCACCAGTCGCATGCCTATGTGGACGGTGCCTGCCTGTATTTTTCGCTGCGCGGCGACGTGGAAGTCAATCGCCGCGCACAGTGGTACCGCCAGGCCTGGGATGCGGCCAACGCCGTGCTGATTAAATACAATGCGGCGCTCAGCCATCACCACGGCGTAGGTCTGCTGCGGGCGCCCTACATGCGCGAGTCGCTGGGCAGCGCTTTTCCGGTGCTGCAGGCGATCAAGCGCACGCTAGATCCGAAAAACATCCTCAATCCCGGAAAGCTCGGACTGGATGACGAGCTGCTTCTGAATCAACACGGACGGTA